A genomic segment from Bradyrhizobium sp. CB1015 encodes:
- a CDS encoding tripartite tricarboxylate transporter permease gives MLKTLIDAFALISTWEVIIAMIAASVYGLVIGSLPGLSATMATALLVPVTFYLSPIAAIATIVAASSMAIFSGDIPGALLRIPGTPASAAYADEAYAMTRKGQAELALGAGVWFSAVGGIAGVLSLMILAPPLAEIALSFSTFEYFWLALLGLMCATLVARSSPVKAIAGMFIGLLVSCIGIENPGGIPRFTFGLTDLFGGIEPIPALVGVFAVAQVMRAMLTPEPPPLPRRKFGSIMAGQWRLTKLYHWQMTRGNIVGIIIGVLPGAGADMAAWVSYAMSKRFSKEPEKFGTGHVEGLVEAGASNNASIASGWVPSLLFGIPGDTIAAIAIGVLYMKGLNPGPTLFTEKASSMYAIYLMFIIANILMIPLGIAMIRVAAYILLAPRSTVMPIIMLCCAVGSFAIGNNMFGVVTVAAFGVIGYVMEANGYPVAAMVLGIVMGTMVEQAFVTSLIKSDGSILPFFERPVAAILAAMAIGALLWPVMVWVWRKVKPAQTVAATTR, from the coding sequence ATGCTCAAGACCCTGATTGATGCCTTCGCGCTGATCTCCACCTGGGAGGTCATCATCGCGATGATCGCGGCCTCCGTGTACGGCCTCGTGATCGGCTCGCTGCCGGGCCTGTCGGCGACGATGGCGACCGCCCTGCTCGTCCCCGTCACCTTCTATCTGTCGCCGATCGCGGCGATCGCGACCATCGTCGCGGCCTCCTCGATGGCGATCTTCTCCGGCGACATTCCCGGCGCGCTGCTGCGTATCCCCGGCACGCCCGCCTCCGCCGCCTATGCGGATGAAGCCTACGCCATGACGCGCAAAGGCCAGGCCGAGCTGGCGTTGGGGGCCGGCGTCTGGTTCTCCGCCGTCGGCGGCATCGCCGGCGTGCTGTCGCTGATGATCCTGGCGCCGCCGCTCGCCGAGATCGCGCTGTCGTTCTCGACCTTCGAATATTTCTGGCTGGCGCTGCTCGGCCTGATGTGCGCCACCCTGGTCGCGCGCTCCTCGCCGGTGAAGGCGATCGCGGGCATGTTCATCGGCCTGCTCGTGTCCTGCATCGGCATCGAGAATCCCGGCGGCATCCCGCGCTTCACCTTCGGCCTCACCGATCTGTTCGGCGGCATCGAGCCGATCCCGGCCCTCGTCGGCGTGTTCGCGGTGGCGCAGGTGATGCGTGCGATGCTGACACCGGAGCCGCCGCCGCTGCCGCGGCGCAAGTTCGGAAGCATCATGGCCGGACAGTGGAGGCTGACCAAGCTCTATCACTGGCAGATGACGCGCGGGAACATCGTCGGCATCATCATCGGCGTGCTGCCCGGTGCCGGCGCCGATATGGCCGCCTGGGTCTCCTATGCGATGTCGAAGCGCTTCTCCAAGGAGCCGGAAAAGTTCGGCACCGGCCATGTCGAGGGCCTGGTCGAGGCCGGCGCCAGCAACAATGCCAGCATCGCCTCCGGCTGGGTGCCTTCGCTGCTGTTCGGCATCCCCGGCGACACCATCGCGGCGATCGCCATCGGCGTGCTCTACATGAAGGGACTCAATCCCGGCCCGACGCTGTTCACCGAGAAGGCGTCGAGCATGTACGCGATTTATCTGATGTTCATCATCGCGAACATCCTGATGATCCCGCTCGGCATCGCCATGATCCGCGTCGCCGCCTACATCCTGCTGGCGCCGCGCTCGACCGTGATGCCGATCATCATGCTGTGCTGCGCGGTCGGCTCGTTCGCGATCGGCAACAACATGTTCGGCGTCGTCACCGTCGCCGCCTTCGGCGTGATCGGCTATGTCATGGAGGCGAACGGCTATCCCGTCGCCGCGATGGTGCTCGGCATCGTCATGGGCACCATGGTGGAGCAGGCCTTCGTCACCTCGCTGATCAAGTCGGACGGCAGCATCTTGCCGTTCTTCGAGCGTCCGGTCGCGGCCATCCTCGCCGCGATGGCGATCGGCGCGCTGCTCTGGCCGGTGATGGTGTGGGTGTGGCGCAAGGTGAAACCGGCGCAGACGGTCGCCGCAACGACCCGGTGA
- a CDS encoding tripartite tricarboxylate transporter TctB family protein yields the protein MRLPDSVTGSFLVVLGAAAAYGGYILPPVPGQPVGPNVFPLVIGCGLALCGLAIAFGIGHSFEEEEELVPFEDGQAAAPPSQGRLYGLRALLPPALLLFYVFAADRLGFILTAAIMVYVTSTALGAKWKLALPLAMLSPFAIHLIFGKLLRVPLPAGLLPAPW from the coding sequence ATGCGTCTTCCCGACTCCGTCACGGGATCGTTTCTCGTCGTGCTCGGCGCGGCTGCCGCCTATGGCGGCTACATTCTGCCGCCGGTGCCGGGGCAGCCGGTCGGCCCCAACGTATTTCCGCTGGTGATCGGCTGCGGCCTTGCACTGTGCGGGCTCGCGATCGCGTTCGGCATCGGCCATTCCTTCGAGGAGGAAGAAGAACTGGTCCCATTCGAGGACGGCCAGGCGGCGGCCCCGCCGTCGCAGGGCAGGCTCTACGGCCTGCGCGCGCTGCTGCCGCCGGCACTGCTGCTGTTCTACGTCTTTGCCGCCGACCGGCTCGGATTCATCCTCACCGCGGCGATCATGGTCTACGTGACCTCGACCGCGCTCGGGGCGAAGTGGAAGCTGGCGCTGCCGCTCGCGATGCTCTCGCCTTTCGCCATTCATCTCATCTTCGGCAAGCTGCTGCGCGTGCCGCTGCCCGCCGGCCTGTTGCCGGCGCCCTGGTAA
- a CDS encoding tripartite tricarboxylate transporter substrate binding protein — protein MSKISRRTFAASTAAVAASAAFGFKPALAQAYPARPVTVIVPWGAGGGTDATARIVAALLEKDLGQPFNVVNRTGGSGVVGHSAIATAQPDGYTIGMLTVEISMMHWQGLTDLTPKSYTPLALMNEDPPGIQVSSSSPYKTVKELADAIKAAPPGKFKASGTGQGGIWHLALVGWMQAMGLPANQVAWVPSNGAAPAMQDLAAGGLDLTTCSVPEARAIIEAGKARSLAIMAPARNPVFKDVPTLKEAMGIDYATGAWRGIAGPKNLPPEIATKLTAALKKVYDSAEFKDFMSNRGFGTVWGDAAHFAGFMDKGDAQMGEAMKAAGLSKA, from the coding sequence ATGTCCAAGATTTCGCGCCGCACCTTTGCGGCTTCCACCGCCGCGGTCGCGGCATCCGCCGCTTTCGGCTTCAAGCCCGCACTTGCGCAAGCCTATCCGGCCCGGCCGGTCACCGTGATCGTGCCCTGGGGCGCCGGCGGCGGGACCGATGCCACCGCGCGCATCGTCGCGGCGCTGCTGGAGAAGGATCTCGGCCAGCCCTTCAACGTGGTCAACCGCACCGGCGGCTCCGGCGTGGTCGGCCACAGTGCGATCGCGACCGCGCAGCCCGACGGCTACACCATCGGCATGCTCACGGTCGAAATCTCGATGATGCACTGGCAGGGTCTCACCGACCTGACGCCGAAGAGCTACACGCCGCTGGCGCTGATGAACGAGGATCCGCCCGGCATCCAGGTCTCCTCCTCCTCGCCCTACAAGACGGTCAAGGAGCTCGCCGACGCGATCAAGGCGGCGCCTCCCGGCAAGTTCAAGGCTTCCGGCACCGGCCAGGGCGGCATCTGGCATCTCGCACTGGTCGGCTGGATGCAGGCGATGGGCCTGCCCGCCAATCAGGTCGCCTGGGTGCCGTCGAATGGCGCAGCACCCGCGATGCAGGATCTCGCCGCCGGCGGTCTCGACCTCACCACCTGCTCGGTGCCGGAGGCGCGCGCGATCATCGAGGCCGGCAAGGCCAGAAGCCTCGCCATCATGGCGCCCGCGCGCAACCCGGTGTTCAAGGACGTGCCGACGCTGAAGGAGGCCATGGGCATCGACTACGCAACCGGCGCCTGGCGCGGCATTGCCGGGCCGAAAAACTTGCCGCCGGAGATCGCAACCAAGCTCACCGCGGCGCTGAAGAAGGTCTACGACTCCGCCGAGTTCAAGGACTTCATGAGCAATCGCGGCTTCGGCACCGTGTGGGGCGATGCGGCCCACTTCGCGGGCTTCATGGACAAGGGCGATGCCCAGATGGGCGAGGCGATGAAGGCCGCCGGCCTGAGCAAGGCGTGA
- a CDS encoding GGDEF domain-containing protein → MSTAATSFPERNAAEVADLVLAPETTAPEVRERRARQRRQMYIGQVASYSLGASVLLLYAYDGTISIGVPSLFWLGGLLIIGTFTVLSEAGFGDRFEDHYLTVYQISAHMALQLVFLLAVPTVGVAFLAVLFLIFAFGTLRMTSSQAMVTWGLATCGLTLVFLGSDLPIGLPVATRLQRTASMLCFVLVIGQCAFLGLFGATLRKILYRRSIELKAAYRRIEELAELDELTGSYNRRCIMRLLDTEIEKSRRASTPCAIALIDLDWFKRINDAYGHPIGDEVLRTFAISIFANIRPTDSFGRYGGEEFLLLLPDTSGDVALRMLERLRGIVADLDWSAFSPSMRVTISAGVVTLRDADTADTFLARADGALYSAKAQGRNCVATS, encoded by the coding sequence ATGAGCACGGCCGCGACGTCCTTTCCCGAGAGGAATGCCGCAGAGGTCGCGGATCTCGTCCTCGCGCCCGAGACGACGGCTCCCGAGGTCAGGGAACGCCGGGCCCGGCAGCGCCGCCAGATGTATATCGGCCAGGTCGCAAGCTACTCGCTCGGCGCCTCGGTCCTGCTGCTCTACGCCTATGACGGGACGATCTCCATCGGCGTTCCGTCGCTGTTCTGGCTCGGCGGCCTCCTGATCATCGGGACGTTCACGGTGCTGTCGGAAGCCGGTTTCGGCGACCGCTTCGAGGATCATTACCTCACCGTCTACCAGATCTCGGCGCATATGGCGCTCCAACTGGTGTTCCTGCTCGCGGTGCCGACGGTCGGGGTCGCGTTCCTCGCCGTGTTGTTTCTGATCTTCGCGTTCGGCACGCTGCGCATGACGTCGAGCCAGGCCATGGTCACCTGGGGCCTTGCCACCTGCGGGCTCACCTTGGTTTTCCTGGGATCGGATCTGCCGATCGGACTGCCGGTCGCGACCCGGCTTCAGCGAACCGCCTCGATGCTCTGCTTCGTGCTGGTGATCGGCCAGTGCGCCTTCCTCGGCCTGTTCGGCGCCACCCTGCGCAAGATCCTGTACCGGCGCAGCATCGAATTGAAGGCCGCCTATCGACGCATCGAAGAACTGGCCGAGCTCGACGAGCTCACCGGCTCCTACAACCGCCGCTGCATCATGCGGCTTCTCGACACCGAGATCGAAAAATCGCGGCGGGCATCCACGCCTTGCGCGATCGCGCTGATCGATCTCGACTGGTTCAAGCGCATCAACGACGCTTACGGCCATCCCATTGGCGATGAGGTGCTGCGCACCTTCGCAATCTCCATTTTCGCCAACATCCGGCCGACCGACAGTTTCGGCCGGTACGGCGGCGAGGAATTCCTGCTGCTGCTGCCGGACACGTCGGGCGACGTCGCGCTCCGCATGCTCGAGCGCTTGCGCGGCATCGTCGCCGATCTCGACTGGAGCGCATTCTCCCCAAGCATGCGTGTGACCATTTCCGCGGGCGTCGTGACGCTGCGCGACGCTGATACTGCCGACACGTTTCTCGCGCGCGCCGACGGCGCGCTCTATTCCGCCAAAGCGCAAGGGCGCAACTGCGTTGCAACGAGCTGA
- a CDS encoding sigma-70 family RNA polymerase sigma factor — translation MSATQAASDEILIARIAQGDRLAMQVLYGRHHVRVYRFGLRLVRDEQAAEDLISEVFLDVWRQAGKFEGRSAVSTWLLAITRFKALSALRRRKDFELDEEAANAIEDTSDDPETVVQKKDTSEALRECLTGLSPDHREIVDLVYYHEKSVEEVAEIVGIPENTVKTRLFYARKKLAELLKAAGVERGWP, via the coding sequence TTGAGCGCGACACAGGCGGCTTCGGACGAGATCCTGATCGCCAGGATCGCTCAAGGTGACCGGCTTGCCATGCAGGTGCTGTACGGGCGGCACCATGTCAGGGTTTACAGGTTCGGACTGCGGCTCGTGCGGGACGAGCAGGCGGCGGAAGACCTCATCAGCGAGGTGTTTCTCGACGTCTGGCGTCAAGCCGGCAAGTTCGAGGGCCGATCCGCCGTTTCCACCTGGCTGCTGGCAATCACCCGATTCAAGGCCCTGTCTGCGCTCCGGCGCAGGAAGGATTTCGAGCTGGACGAAGAAGCCGCCAACGCGATCGAGGATACGTCCGACGATCCGGAAACGGTGGTGCAGAAGAAGGATACCAGTGAGGCGTTGCGGGAGTGTCTAACGGGCCTCTCGCCGGATCACCGGGAAATCGTCGATCTCGTCTACTACCACGAGAAGTCCGTGGAAGAGGTGGCCGAAATCGTCGGAATACCGGAGAACACAGTGAAGACGCGCTTGTTCTATGCGCGCAAGAAACTGGCCGAACTGCTGAAGGCAGCCGGCGTCGAGCGAGGCTGGCCATGA
- a CDS encoding GIY-YIG nuclease family protein has translation MGIYVYMLRCADGSFYIGSATGEDTSKRVDEHNAGAHPGYTFSRRPVVLVWSEYFDRITDGIAAERQLKGWSRAKKEALIRSDWKSVSQLARRRAGAPKT, from the coding sequence GTGGGCATCTATGTCTACATGCTGCGCTGCGCGGATGGCTCGTTCTATATCGGGAGCGCCACCGGCGAGGACACGTCCAAGCGAGTCGATGAGCACAATGCGGGAGCTCATCCAGGATACACCTTCTCACGGCGCCCGGTCGTCCTGGTGTGGTCGGAGTATTTTGATCGGATCACCGACGGTATTGCTGCCGAGCGACAGCTCAAAGGTTGGAGCCGCGCCAAGAAGGAAGCGCTCATCCGTTCGGATTGGAAGTCGGTGAGTCAGCTTGCACGGCGGCGCGCGGGAGCGCCGAAGACGTAA
- a CDS encoding S8 family serine peptidase, protein MTGKSESRVRAGACASSVGVALLVASCLGVGVAQAQAIMRTPTISVPSRTPTVSPNITPRVSPNIAARAVSVDRGPRTMATIPHTTTSRIRPTTPVLPYARYSPNLYPACTAPYRSGDGECLAQPNAGGEGTGKSGKKSAGKGRGNNTPVALISRSFAGEFVAEIDGALSMAEADELARRHGLTRLASENFPLIGATFGLFRITDGRPYETVRREFAADGSVRSLQPNFRYVLQDQKSPATAEGDPAQYALAKLRLPQAHTLAHGANVTIAVIDSGVDARHPELANSVADNFDALGSAEGPHVHGTGIAGAIAAHARLMGSAPEARIIAIRAFGGANGGAESSSYIILRSLNYAAEHGAQIVNMSFAGPKDAVIERAIAATAARGLVLIAAAGNAGAKSPPLYPAANPNVIAVSATDQQDRLFAASNRGNYIAVAAPGVDIFLPAPDGKYQMTSGTSFSAAYVSGVAALLLERNYALKPEALRMTLAKTARDLGSPGRDDLFGDGQADAFAAVMAIPADSATPVAAASGTTKREDAGKRRDEPGIRAIEQPSLSSAEDKSAVSQADRPASR, encoded by the coding sequence ATGACGGGCAAATCCGAGAGCAGGGTGCGCGCCGGGGCCTGCGCTTCATCCGTCGGTGTTGCGCTCCTGGTCGCCTCCTGTCTCGGCGTCGGGGTTGCGCAGGCGCAGGCGATCATGCGCACGCCCACGATCAGTGTGCCCTCGCGCACGCCGACCGTCTCTCCCAACATCACCCCGCGGGTCAGCCCGAACATCGCTGCGCGCGCGGTGAGCGTCGACCGCGGCCCGCGGACGATGGCGACCATTCCGCATACCACGACGTCCCGCATCCGGCCGACGACGCCGGTGCTGCCCTATGCGCGTTACTCGCCGAACCTCTATCCGGCTTGCACCGCGCCCTATCGCAGTGGCGACGGCGAATGTCTGGCGCAGCCGAACGCGGGCGGCGAGGGCACCGGAAAATCTGGCAAGAAGAGCGCCGGCAAAGGGCGCGGCAACAACACGCCGGTCGCGCTGATCTCGCGCAGCTTCGCAGGCGAATTCGTCGCCGAGATCGACGGCGCGCTGTCGATGGCCGAGGCCGACGAGCTGGCGCGTCGCCACGGCCTGACCCGCCTCGCTTCCGAGAATTTCCCGCTGATCGGAGCCACGTTCGGCCTGTTCCGCATCACCGACGGCCGGCCGTACGAAACCGTGCGGCGCGAATTCGCGGCCGACGGCAGCGTGCGCTCGCTGCAGCCGAACTTCCGCTACGTGCTCCAGGATCAGAAATCGCCGGCCACGGCCGAGGGCGACCCTGCGCAATATGCGCTGGCAAAGCTCCGCCTGCCGCAAGCGCATACGCTGGCGCACGGAGCCAACGTCACGATCGCCGTGATCGATTCCGGCGTCGACGCCCGGCATCCCGAGCTCGCCAATTCCGTTGCCGACAATTTCGACGCGCTCGGCAGTGCCGAAGGGCCGCATGTCCATGGCACCGGCATCGCCGGGGCGATCGCGGCCCATGCCCGTCTGATGGGCAGCGCGCCCGAAGCCCGCATCATCGCCATCCGGGCGTTCGGCGGTGCCAATGGCGGCGCCGAGAGCTCGTCCTACATTATCCTGCGTTCCCTGAATTACGCCGCCGAGCACGGCGCGCAGATCGTTAATATGAGCTTTGCCGGTCCGAAGGATGCGGTGATCGAGCGCGCGATCGCGGCGACGGCCGCGCGTGGTCTCGTGCTGATCGCGGCCGCCGGCAATGCCGGCGCGAAATCGCCGCCGCTCTATCCGGCTGCCAATCCCAACGTGATTGCGGTCAGCGCGACGGATCAGCAGGACAGGCTGTTCGCCGCCTCGAACCGCGGCAACTATATCGCGGTCGCAGCCCCCGGCGTCGACATCTTCCTGCCGGCACCCGACGGCAAGTACCAGATGACGTCGGGAACCTCGTTCTCGGCCGCCTATGTCTCAGGCGTCGCGGCGCTGCTGCTCGAGCGCAATTACGCACTCAAGCCGGAAGCGCTGCGCATGACGCTGGCGAAGACCGCGCGCGACCTCGGCTCACCCGGGCGTGACGACCTCTTCGGCGACGGTCAGGCCGACGCCTTTGCCGCCGTCATGGCCATTCCCGCTGACAGCGCGACGCCGGTCGCTGCTGCCTCGGGTACAACAAAACGTGAAGATGCGGGCAAGCGTCGCGACGAGCCGGGCATTCGCGCTATCGAGCAGCCTTCGCTGTCGAGTGCGGAGGATAAATCCGCGGTTTCTCAGGCAGATAGACCGGCGTCCCGATAG
- a CDS encoding pyroglutamyl-peptidase I, with translation MSDKLRILLTGFGPFPGAPYNPTQPLVARLAQLRRPALDDVALSSHIFPVTYAAVDRQLPDVLAAQKPDALLMFGLAARTPYLRIETRARNAVTMLWPDATNTRSAKRGIVGHADAMMFGPHSARLLRAARLTGIDARPSRDAGAYLCNYLSWRAIEHVKAGGPRLAAFIHIPLLARSGAVRRKGAGRITLEDLVDAGEAMLMEIVGLARKARNAEVS, from the coding sequence ATGAGCGACAAGCTCCGCATTCTCCTCACCGGCTTCGGTCCGTTTCCCGGCGCGCCTTATAATCCGACCCAGCCGCTGGTGGCGCGGCTGGCGCAATTGCGCCGGCCTGCGCTCGACGATGTCGCGCTGTCGAGCCACATCTTCCCGGTCACCTATGCCGCGGTCGACCGCCAATTGCCCGACGTGCTCGCTGCGCAAAAGCCCGACGCGCTCCTGATGTTCGGCCTCGCCGCCCGCACGCCTTACCTGCGCATCGAGACGCGGGCGCGCAACGCCGTCACCATGCTCTGGCCCGATGCGACCAACACCCGCTCGGCCAAGCGCGGCATCGTCGGTCATGCGGACGCGATGATGTTCGGCCCGCACAGCGCAAGGCTGCTGCGCGCCGCGCGCCTTACCGGCATCGACGCGCGTCCCTCCCGCGATGCCGGCGCCTATCTCTGCAACTATCTGAGCTGGCGCGCGATCGAGCACGTGAAGGCGGGCGGGCCCAGGCTTGCGGCGTTCATCCACATTCCCCTGCTTGCGCGCAGCGGCGCCGTGCGGCGCAAGGGAGCAGGCCGCATCACGCTGGAGGACCTGGTGGATGCGGGGGAAGCGATGCTGATGGAGATAGTGGGTTTGGCGCGGAAGGCGCGGAACGCTGAGGTGTCGTAG
- a CDS encoding TIGR03808 family TAT-translocated repetitive protein, protein MDLNRRHLIGASTAGIAGALAMPVDAARAAPLTSLLGRDATQYGVRPGSSEDQTRALQRAIDEAARAQLPLALPPGVYRTGLLRLPNGAQLIGVRGATKLVFTGGASAIQSDGSDAIDLTGITFDGGGVALPTRRGLIHVLGGRDVRITACEITNSGGSGIWLEQVAGDISGNIFTGVAVTAIVSFDARGLSVCRNTILGTNDNGIEVLRTAIGDDGTLLADNRIENIKAGPGGSGQYGNAINAFRAGNVIVRGNRIRNCDYSAVRGNSASNIHITGNSVSDVREVALYSEFAFEAAVIANNIVDGAAVGVSVCNFNEGGRIAVVQGNIIRNLIPKRPIGTAPDDDAGVGIYIEADSSVTGNVIENAPSYGIVAGWGKYLRDVAITGNVIRKALAGVGVSVVPGAGTALVNNNMISETPRGAVVGLDHARAVTSDLSADGAQRFAQLVVGGNAVRR, encoded by the coding sequence ATGGACCTCAATCGCCGTCATCTCATCGGGGCTTCGACCGCCGGCATTGCCGGTGCGCTGGCCATGCCTGTTGACGCCGCACGCGCGGCGCCGCTGACGTCGCTGCTCGGCCGCGATGCCACGCAATATGGTGTGCGGCCCGGCAGCAGCGAGGACCAGACCCGCGCGCTGCAGCGTGCCATCGACGAGGCCGCGCGGGCGCAATTGCCGCTCGCCTTGCCGCCGGGCGTGTACCGGACCGGTCTGTTGCGGCTGCCGAACGGCGCACAGCTGATCGGCGTGCGCGGCGCGACCAAGCTCGTCTTCACCGGCGGGGCCTCGGCGATCCAGAGCGACGGCTCCGATGCGATCGACCTCACCGGCATCACGTTCGACGGCGGCGGCGTTGCACTGCCGACACGGCGCGGCCTGATCCACGTTCTCGGCGGGCGCGATGTGCGCATCACCGCTTGCGAGATCACGAACTCGGGCGGCAGCGGCATCTGGCTCGAGCAGGTCGCGGGCGACATCTCCGGCAATATCTTCACCGGCGTCGCGGTAACGGCGATCGTGTCGTTCGACGCCAGGGGTCTCAGTGTCTGCCGCAACACGATTCTCGGCACCAACGACAACGGGATCGAGGTCCTGCGCACCGCGATCGGCGATGACGGCACGCTGCTCGCCGACAACCGCATCGAGAACATCAAGGCCGGCCCCGGCGGCTCGGGCCAGTACGGCAATGCCATCAACGCCTTTCGCGCCGGCAACGTGATCGTGCGCGGCAACCGCATCAGGAATTGCGACTATTCGGCCGTGCGCGGCAACTCGGCCTCGAACATCCACATCACGGGCAACAGCGTCAGCGACGTGCGCGAGGTCGCGCTCTATTCCGAGTTCGCGTTCGAGGCGGCGGTAATCGCCAACAACATTGTGGACGGCGCAGCCGTCGGCGTCTCCGTGTGCAATTTCAACGAGGGCGGCCGCATCGCGGTGGTCCAGGGCAACATCATCCGCAACCTGATCCCGAAGCGGCCGATCGGGACCGCGCCCGACGACGATGCCGGCGTCGGCATCTACATCGAGGCGGATTCTTCGGTGACCGGCAACGTGATCGAGAACGCGCCGTCCTACGGCATCGTCGCCGGCTGGGGCAAATATCTGCGCGACGTCGCGATCACGGGCAACGTGATCCGCAAGGCGCTGGCCGGCGTCGGCGTCTCCGTCGTGCCGGGCGCCGGCACCGCGCTCGTCAATAACAACATGATCTCCGAGACGCCGCGCGGCGCCGTGGTCGGCCTCGATCACGCCCGCGCGGTGACGTCGGATCTGTCAGCCGACGGCGCACAACGTTTCGCGCAGCTGGTGGTCGGCGGCAATGCGGTGCGAAGGTAG
- a CDS encoding TIGR03809 family protein, whose translation MTHRQEFVRDAAGSRQIAARWCALAEQRLQHLSEMFETGRWRRYHSEIAFLENIQEAKRAVQTWRALATGGDVAEAAASVTPAFGWSPATMPRMAPREQAQTVQLKTLQPKAVHIAPETATPVRLDPKPDVLAEITEAPIAPLAMPVAWPSFVAPSEMPPLRAPAAKAPFTAPAVRSPLAEPGATAPFTAPEVRPPVPAAKPPKTAPAAMAALLPQFAPPAEEIVAAPERVVEFTFSLDGLEAKYPLLRNAF comes from the coding sequence ATGACACATCGCCAAGAGTTCGTTCGCGACGCGGCCGGCAGCCGCCAAATCGCGGCGCGCTGGTGCGCTCTCGCCGAGCAACGCCTGCAACATCTCTCCGAGATGTTCGAGACCGGGCGCTGGCGCCGCTATCATTCCGAGATCGCGTTCCTCGAAAACATCCAGGAAGCCAAGCGCGCCGTCCAGACCTGGCGCGCGCTCGCGACCGGCGGGGATGTCGCCGAGGCGGCCGCGAGCGTGACGCCGGCATTCGGTTGGTCGCCCGCGACGATGCCCCGCATGGCGCCGCGCGAGCAGGCGCAGACCGTGCAGCTCAAGACCTTGCAGCCAAAGGCCGTTCACATCGCTCCCGAGACCGCGACGCCGGTCAGGCTCGATCCGAAACCGGACGTGCTCGCGGAGATCACCGAAGCCCCGATCGCGCCGCTTGCCATGCCCGTAGCTTGGCCGTCGTTCGTCGCGCCTAGCGAGATGCCGCCGCTCAGGGCTCCCGCTGCGAAGGCACCGTTCACCGCGCCTGCCGTGAGATCGCCGCTCGCCGAGCCGGGCGCAACCGCGCCATTCACCGCGCCGGAAGTGAGGCCGCCGGTGCCTGCCGCGAAGCCGCCGAAGACCGCGCCTGCAGCGATGGCGGCGCTGCTGCCGCAGTTCGCCCCTCCCGCCGAGGAAATCGTCGCCGCCCCCGAGCGCGTCGTCGAATTCACCTTCAGCCTCGACGGCCTGGAAGCGAAGTACCCGCTGCTCAGGAACGCGTTCTAG
- the meaB gene encoding methylmalonyl Co-A mutase-associated GTPase MeaB, whose protein sequence is MTEKKASLDVKTLARDVRAGSRAALARAITLVESRRSDHQALARELVQMLLPDTGKAFRVGITGSPGVGKSTTIDALGTYLIEQGHKVAVLAVDPSSARSGGSILGDKTRMARLSASDDAFIRPSPSSGTLGGVAAKTREAMLLCEAAGFGVVLVETVGIGQSETAVCDMTDFFLALMLPGGGDELQGIKKGLVELADMIAINKADGDNLKRAKITAADYRGALHILSPRSEHWHPPVETYSALTGEGIAKIWQKVLDHRKAMNASGDFAARRREQQVKWMWSMLEQRMLARLRSEASVRTKVRKIEAEVADGHLTPALAAEQILELLQ, encoded by the coding sequence ATGACTGAGAAGAAGGCCTCGCTCGACGTCAAGACCCTCGCCCGCGACGTGCGCGCCGGCAGTCGTGCGGCCCTCGCCCGGGCCATCACGCTGGTGGAGAGCCGGCGCAGCGACCACCAGGCGCTGGCGCGGGAGCTGGTGCAGATGCTGCTGCCCGACACCGGCAAGGCGTTTCGCGTCGGCATTACCGGTTCGCCCGGCGTCGGCAAATCCACCACCATCGATGCGCTGGGTACGTATCTCATCGAGCAGGGTCACAAGGTCGCGGTGCTCGCGGTCGATCCGTCCTCGGCGCGCAGCGGCGGCTCGATCCTCGGCGACAAGACCCGGATGGCGCGGCTGTCGGCGTCTGATGACGCCTTCATCCGCCCCTCGCCGTCCTCGGGCACGCTCGGCGGCGTCGCCGCCAAGACGCGCGAGGCGATGCTGCTGTGCGAGGCCGCCGGATTCGGCGTCGTGCTGGTGGAGACCGTCGGCATCGGCCAGTCCGAGACCGCGGTCTGCGACATGACCGACTTCTTCCTCGCCCTCATGCTGCCGGGCGGCGGCGACGAACTGCAGGGCATCAAGAAGGGCCTGGTCGAGCTCGCCGACATGATCGCGATCAACAAGGCCGATGGCGACAATCTGAAGCGCGCCAAGATTACCGCGGCCGACTATCGCGGCGCGCTGCATATCCTCAGCCCCCGGTCCGAGCATTGGCATCCGCCGGTCGAGACCTATTCGGCGCTGACTGGCGAGGGCATCGCAAAGATCTGGCAGAAGGTTCTGGATCATCGCAAGGCGATGAACGCGTCCGGCGATTTCGCCGCGCGGCGGCGCGAGCAGCAGGTGAAGTGGATGTGGTCGATGCTGGAGCAGCGCATGCTGGCGCGGCTGCGCAGCGAGGCCTCGGTGCGGACCAAGGTCCGCAAGATCGAGGCCGAGGTCGCCGATGGCCATCTCACGCCGGCGCTCGCCGCCGAGCAGATCCTGGAGTTGCTGCAATGA